A portion of the Callithrix jacchus isolate 240 chromosome 13, calJac240_pri, whole genome shotgun sequence genome contains these proteins:
- the NARS1 gene encoding asparagine--tRNA ligase, cytoplasmic isoform X1, giving the protein MSLEVITATADMVLAELYVSEREGDDATGDGTKEKPFKTGLKALMTVGKEPFPTIYVDSQKENERWNVISKSQMKNIKKMWHREQMKSDSRDKKEAEDNLRREKNLEEAKKITIKNDPSLPEPKCVKISALEGYRGQRVKVFGWVHRLRRQGKNLMFLVLRDGTGFLQCVLADELCLCYNGLLLSTESSVAVYGTLNLTPKGKQAPGGHELSCDFWELIGLAPAGGADNLINEESDVDVQLNNRHMMIRGENMSKIFRARSVITRCFRDHFFDRGYCEIAPPTLVQTQVEGGSTLFKLDYFGEEAFLTQSSQLYLETCLPALGDVFCIAQSYRAEQSRTRRHLAEYTHVEAECPFLSFEDLLNRLEDLVCDVVDRVLKSPVASIVHELNPNFKPPKRPFKRMNYSDAIVWLKEHDIKKEDGTFYEFGEDIPEAPERLMTDTINEPILLCRFPVEIKSFYMQRCPEDPRLTESVDVLMPNVGEIVGGSMRIWDNEEILAGYKREGIDPTPYYWYTDQRKYGTCPHGGYGLGLERFLTWILNRYHIRDVCLYPRFVQRCKP; this is encoded by the exons GCTTTGATGACAGTAGGAAAAGAACCATTTCCTACCATTTACGTGgattcacaaaaagaaaatgag AGGTGGAATGTTATTTCTAAATCACAGATGAAGAACATTAAAAAGATGTGGCATAGGGAACAAATGAAGAGTGACTCCCGGGATAAGAAAGAG GCAGAAGATAATTTACGAAGAGAAAAGAACCTGGAAGAAGCCAAGAAGATTACCATTAAAAACGATCCAAGTCTCCCAGAGCCAAAATGT GTGAAGATTAGTGCGTTAGAGGGATATCGAGGCCAAAGAGTAAAGGTGTTTGGCTGGGTCCACAGGCTACGTAGGCAAG gAAAGAATTTAATGTTTCTGGTGTTGCGAGATGGGACAGGTTTTCTTCAGTGTGTCTTGGCGGATGAGTTG TGTCTGTGCTACAATGGACTACTCTTGTCCACGGAGAGTAGCGTGGCAGTGTATGGAACGCTAAATCTTACCCCAAAGGGCAAGCAG gctCCAGGTGGCCATGAGCTGAGTTGTGACTTCTGGGAACTCATTGGCTTGGCCCCTGCTGGAGGAGCTGACAACTTGATCAACGAGGAGTCTGATGTTGACGTCCAGCTCAACAACAGACACATGATGATCCGAGGAGAAAACATGTCCAAAATCTTCAGAGCACGCTCCGTGATCACCAGGTGCTTTAGAGATCACTTCTTTGATAGGGGGTACTGTGAA ATTGCTCCTCCAACATTAGTGCAAACACAAGTAGAAGGTGGCTCCACGCTCTTCAAGCTTGACTACTTTGGGGAAGAGGCATTTTTGACTCAGTCCTCCCAGTTGTACCTGGAGACTTGCCTCCCAGCCCTGGGAGATGTTTTTTGCATCGCACAGTCATACCGGGCAGAACAGTCCAGAACACGAAGGCACCTGGCTGA GTACACTCACGTGGAAGCCGAGTGTCCTTTCCTGAGCTTTGAGGACCTCCTGAACCGGCTGGAGGACTTGGTCTGTGATGTGGTAGACCGAGTACTGAAGTCACCTGTAGCCAGCATAGTGCATGAACTCAACCCG AACTTTAAGCCCCCCAAACGGCCTTTCAAACGGATGAACTATTCAGATGCTATCGTGTGGCTAAAAGAACACgatataaagaaagaagatgGAACTTTCTATGAATTTGGAGAA GATATCCCAGAAGCTCCTGAGAGACTGATGACAGACACCATTAATGAACCAATCTTGCTGTGTCGATTTCCTGTGGAGATCAAGTCCTTCTACATGCAGCGATGTCCTGAGGATCCCCGTCTTACTGAATCT GTCGACGTGTTGATGCCCAATGTTGGTGAGATTGTGGGAGGCTCAATGCGTATCTGGGATAATGAAGAAATACTGGCAGGGTATAAAAGGGAAGGGATCGACCCCACTCCCTATTACTGGTATACAGATCAG agaaaatacGGCACATGTCCACATGGAGGCTATGGCTTGGGCCTGGAACGATTTTTAACATGGATTCTGAATAGGTATCACATCCGAGACGTGTGCTTATACCCTCGATTTGTCCAGCGCTGCAAGCCATAA
- the NARS1 gene encoding asparagine--tRNA ligase, cytoplasmic isoform X2, which yields MSLEVITATADMVLELYVSEREGDDATGDGTKEKPFKTGLKALMTVGKEPFPTIYVDSQKENERWNVISKSQMKNIKKMWHREQMKSDSRDKKEAEDNLRREKNLEEAKKITIKNDPSLPEPKCVKISALEGYRGQRVKVFGWVHRLRRQGKNLMFLVLRDGTGFLQCVLADELCLCYNGLLLSTESSVAVYGTLNLTPKGKQAPGGHELSCDFWELIGLAPAGGADNLINEESDVDVQLNNRHMMIRGENMSKIFRARSVITRCFRDHFFDRGYCEIAPPTLVQTQVEGGSTLFKLDYFGEEAFLTQSSQLYLETCLPALGDVFCIAQSYRAEQSRTRRHLAEYTHVEAECPFLSFEDLLNRLEDLVCDVVDRVLKSPVASIVHELNPNFKPPKRPFKRMNYSDAIVWLKEHDIKKEDGTFYEFGEDIPEAPERLMTDTINEPILLCRFPVEIKSFYMQRCPEDPRLTESVDVLMPNVGEIVGGSMRIWDNEEILAGYKREGIDPTPYYWYTDQRKYGTCPHGGYGLGLERFLTWILNRYHIRDVCLYPRFVQRCKP from the exons GCTTTGATGACAGTAGGAAAAGAACCATTTCCTACCATTTACGTGgattcacaaaaagaaaatgag AGGTGGAATGTTATTTCTAAATCACAGATGAAGAACATTAAAAAGATGTGGCATAGGGAACAAATGAAGAGTGACTCCCGGGATAAGAAAGAG GCAGAAGATAATTTACGAAGAGAAAAGAACCTGGAAGAAGCCAAGAAGATTACCATTAAAAACGATCCAAGTCTCCCAGAGCCAAAATGT GTGAAGATTAGTGCGTTAGAGGGATATCGAGGCCAAAGAGTAAAGGTGTTTGGCTGGGTCCACAGGCTACGTAGGCAAG gAAAGAATTTAATGTTTCTGGTGTTGCGAGATGGGACAGGTTTTCTTCAGTGTGTCTTGGCGGATGAGTTG TGTCTGTGCTACAATGGACTACTCTTGTCCACGGAGAGTAGCGTGGCAGTGTATGGAACGCTAAATCTTACCCCAAAGGGCAAGCAG gctCCAGGTGGCCATGAGCTGAGTTGTGACTTCTGGGAACTCATTGGCTTGGCCCCTGCTGGAGGAGCTGACAACTTGATCAACGAGGAGTCTGATGTTGACGTCCAGCTCAACAACAGACACATGATGATCCGAGGAGAAAACATGTCCAAAATCTTCAGAGCACGCTCCGTGATCACCAGGTGCTTTAGAGATCACTTCTTTGATAGGGGGTACTGTGAA ATTGCTCCTCCAACATTAGTGCAAACACAAGTAGAAGGTGGCTCCACGCTCTTCAAGCTTGACTACTTTGGGGAAGAGGCATTTTTGACTCAGTCCTCCCAGTTGTACCTGGAGACTTGCCTCCCAGCCCTGGGAGATGTTTTTTGCATCGCACAGTCATACCGGGCAGAACAGTCCAGAACACGAAGGCACCTGGCTGA GTACACTCACGTGGAAGCCGAGTGTCCTTTCCTGAGCTTTGAGGACCTCCTGAACCGGCTGGAGGACTTGGTCTGTGATGTGGTAGACCGAGTACTGAAGTCACCTGTAGCCAGCATAGTGCATGAACTCAACCCG AACTTTAAGCCCCCCAAACGGCCTTTCAAACGGATGAACTATTCAGATGCTATCGTGTGGCTAAAAGAACACgatataaagaaagaagatgGAACTTTCTATGAATTTGGAGAA GATATCCCAGAAGCTCCTGAGAGACTGATGACAGACACCATTAATGAACCAATCTTGCTGTGTCGATTTCCTGTGGAGATCAAGTCCTTCTACATGCAGCGATGTCCTGAGGATCCCCGTCTTACTGAATCT GTCGACGTGTTGATGCCCAATGTTGGTGAGATTGTGGGAGGCTCAATGCGTATCTGGGATAATGAAGAAATACTGGCAGGGTATAAAAGGGAAGGGATCGACCCCACTCCCTATTACTGGTATACAGATCAG agaaaatacGGCACATGTCCACATGGAGGCTATGGCTTGGGCCTGGAACGATTTTTAACATGGATTCTGAATAGGTATCACATCCGAGACGTGTGCTTATACCCTCGATTTGTCCAGCGCTGCAAGCCATAA